Proteins from one Anopheles nili chromosome 2, idAnoNiliSN_F5_01, whole genome shotgun sequence genomic window:
- the LOC128727775 gene encoding nyctalopin-like, with translation MTNWPSGLFLLVLLAFARLASAFCPTLCTCESDRNLRTSCINASLEVVPIQLNPDVRHLNLTANQITNVHFTLAFYYQLESLDLSGNRIDSLGSKNFESQEKLRALNVTRNVLQTLQKDTFRGLRRLELLRLGENVLEQIHPTAFQALGALRQLELDRNRLVSFEPGVLAPLTALETLLLADNQLLEVPYSGNLEHVRTLRHLDLSGNLIEFVTNGSFATLHQLRTLRLAGNVLMELDPSAFAGLHSLQLLDLADNNLTTIPTVQLSRLHNLTTLTLSGNSFVRLPAVAFANLFQLRELHLDRLDRLEHIDTRAFVDNTHLQVLTLDDNPSFSALPVRLFNGNPHLIDISMRRNALLTLDAVQFPLDRLQRLKLAGNPLVCNCTIRWLWRLVTGTLDDADGDDPDGVAFLAPDHTNITTVLLIDRDEIGCDLNEDGLVTRRTLRGMSESDINCPAHLLTVLGVLLVVLLLALGAGAAIVYRRRTRERKKILQERKNVHERIVPQKVDKLELERYLAQQVLSNDYRELRPACDLPVRYDLKYPDQTAHRADPRSDADADSDHYENIDYLQHQRALGHATQPVGYHYAQTVQHPAYHSQHHQHQQPGLMPTRTMQHPAHKHQHRYADETGENGHSNTLPVQPGVTQRGLNSYSPNFFIYVLCAHFVLLLVIL, from the exons ATGACAAATTGGCCGAGCGGGCTGTTTCTGCTGGTCCTGTTGGCCTTCGCTCGGCTCGCGAGCGCCTTCTGCCCAACACTCTGCACGTGCGAAAGCGATCGCAACCTGCGCACGTCCTGCATTAACGCGTCCCTCGAGGTAGTCCCGATCCAGCTCAACCCGGACGTGCGCCACCTCAACTTAACCGCAAACCAGATCACGAACGTGCACTTTACGCTCGCCTTCTACTACCAGCTCGAGTCACTCGATCTCTCCGGCAATCGGATCGATTCGCTTGGCTCGAAAAACTTCGAGTCGCAGGAGAAATTGCGTGCCCTCAACGTCACACGGAATGTCCTGCAGACGCTGCAGAAGGACACCTTCCGTGGGTTGCGTCGGCTTGAGCTGCTGCGGCTTGGTGAAAACGTTCTCGAACAGATCCATCCGACCGCATTTCAGGCACTTGGCGCGCTACGCCAGCTCGAACTCGATCGTAACCGGTTGGTGAGCTTCGAACCGGGTGTTTTAGCGCCACTGACCGCTCTCGAGACGCTTCTGCTCGCCGACAATCAACTGCTCGAGGTACCATACTCGGGTAACCTGGAACATGTGCGCACCTTGCGCCATCTCGATCTATCCGGCAACCTGATCGAGTTCGTCACGAACGGCAGCTTCGCTACGCTGCACCAACTCCGAACGCTCCGGTTGGCCGGGAACGTGCTGATGGAGCTCGATCCGAGTGCTTTCGCTGGACTACACTCTCTACAGCTGCTCGATCTGGCCGACAACAATCTCACG ACCATCCCAACGGTGCAGCTGTCGAGGCTACACAACCTGACCACGCTGACGCTGAGCGGTAACTCGTTCGTGCGGCTGCCCGCAGTTGCCTTCGCGAATCTGTTCCAACTGCGTGAGCTGCATCTGGACCGGCTGGATCGGTTGGAGCACATCGACACGAG GGCGTTCGTCGACAACACGCACCTGCAGGTGTTAACCCTGGATGATAACCCGTCGTTTTCCGCACTTCCGGTGCGGCTGTTCAACGGCAACCCGCACCTGATCGATATTTCGATGCGACGGAACGCACTACTCACACTGGATGCGGTTCAGTTCCCGCTCGATCGACTCCAGCGGCTAAAACTGGCCGGAAATCCGCTCGTGTGTAACTGCACGATCCGGTGGCTTTGGCGGCTTGTAACCGGTACACTCGACGATGCCGACGGTGATGACCCGGATGGGGTGGCTTTCCTGGCTCCGGATCACACCAACATCACAACCGTGCTGCTGATCGATCGCGACGAGATCGGGTGTGATCTCAACGAGGATGGTCTCGTGACACGGCGAACCCTGCGCGGTATGTCCGAGAGTGACATTAACTGTCCAGCTCACCTACTCACGGTGCTCGGTGTTCtgttggtggtgctgttgcttGCCCTCGGTGCTGGTGCAGCCATCGTGTACCGCCGAAGGACACGTGAACGCAAGAAGATCCTGCAGGAGCGCAAGAACGTGCACGAGCGCATCGTCCCGCAGAAGGTTGATAAGCTGGAACTCGAGCGGTACCTCGCTCAGCAGGTCCTTTCGAACGATTATCGTGAGCTGCGACCTGCTTGCGATCTGCCCGTTCGGTACGATCTTAAATACCCGGATCAAACGGCACATCGGGCGGATCCACGGTCGGATGCTGACGCCGATTCGGATCACTACGAGAACATCGACTACCTCCAGCATCAGCGCGCTCTTGGGCATGCAACTCAACCTGTTGGGTATCATTACGCTCAAACGGTGCAGCATCCTGCGTACCATtcgcaacaccaccaacaccagcaaccaGGGCTGATGCCTACCAGGACGATGCAACATCCGGCGcacaaacaccagcaccggtaCGCGGATGAAACCGGAGAAAATGGCCACAGTAATACGCTTCCGGTGCAACCTGGAGTGACGCAGCGTGGTCTGAATAGCTACTCGCCGAACTTCTTCATTTACGTGCTGTGTGCGCACTTcgttctgctgctggtgatctTATGA